From the genome of Magnolia sinica isolate HGM2019 chromosome 12, MsV1, whole genome shotgun sequence:
CAGTTCAACTGGCTATGGATATAATTGCTATATTGCTCTGAACATGGATTCTTTTGGTGGAATCATATGTATGAAGAAATGGCCACAAAAGACAATGTGGAGTACATTGCAGGAGGTAACACAAGATTATATTGATGGCGGGGTTCTATGAAATCTTTAACTTTCTTTAtacatgggtttttttttttttttttttttttttaaaaaaaaaaaaaaaaaatctatttatgCAGACTAACATTTCAGTTTTATGCTATTTTGATATATCTAGGGGCTACTCAAAATTCAATCAAGGTTGCCCAGGTCTGTATTTACTGATTGctgttctttttttccttttttctttttttcttttttttttgacctTTTTGCTGATTATTCCGGGTAATTCATCATTCAAATAGGGCAGTGGATGTTACAAACTCCTGGTGCGACTAGTTATATGGGTTGCATTGGGAAGGACAAGTTCGGggaggaaatgaagaaaaactcgAAACTTGCAGGTGTTAATGTGttcatttctctttttcttctttctttttgctTCCATCACTTTCTGCCCTAACCATTTGGTGGTCGAGcacatctattttttatttttatttatttttgttttgtttttattttttaaaaaaatacactcgcacacacaccaccacacacttaCGCCtgagtggaatttcaccacctatgggtactcgaaccctcaaccaggtgttgaaactcctgagagtctaccaccggagtaagagtaaggacctattttttatttttatttattttttgtacgaAGGTTCATTACTATGAGGACGAATCTGCCCCAACTGGTACTTGTGCTGTTTGTGTTGTTGGTGGTGAAAGGTCAGTTTCTCCATGAGCATCCTCTGCAGTTATCTTTCTATACTTTGCTGTAGCTACATAATCTTGATTTGGTCTATCATTGTATGATAAAATGTTGCTACTGGGATCTCTGTCTTCTATGCACAGTGCTTCATACAATGGCTGAGGGTACATGCATGTACCTCAATGGAATGCATATTCTCTTCAACATTGAGAAATCGGGTATGAGCCCCCTACCTAccgaaaagaaaaagcaaaagcaaaataaaataaaataataaaataataaaataaaaatgaagaagccAATATAGTTGTTTCTTATTTCGCAATCTTGGAAAGAGAGGAAAAAGACGTCTCATGCTTTTAGTGACTGAATCTCATTCTGTAATTCAAGAGTCATAGATCATCTGGCAAAGTTTAATGAGTTTTTGTTCTTTTGATGGGTAATGAAGTAGTGGTCTTGACAGTCTTGAACTTGCATGCCATACATGTGGCAAACATGCAGGTTCTTTGGTGAAATCCAATTTGTGGTTCAATACATGGATGGCTGATCTTGTTATTGATTTTATTTGGCCTTACAACTCTGAAAATCTAGTTCGGTTTCGGAAGATTGACTTTGAGTAATAACCTTTACCGAATTAAATTCTTTCATGGTGATGCCTAATAGGATGAATTGGATGACATCCCTTTAGCATATACGAGCTGAACAGCGGAATCTGCCGTATGAGCTGATAATTAAGATTTAATCCTGGACTGGTGTACTTTTTGAAGTCTTTGGTGATTGGATGACATCCCTTTTGCACTTTCTTGTCATGGATACATTGGTACTAGACTACTAGTAAGATGATGAATAGATGCTAAGCCCATTTTCTTTGCTATAAAGTAGAATG
Proteins encoded in this window:
- the LOC131220397 gene encoding adenosine kinase 2-like, with the protein product MYEEMATKDNVEYIAGGATQNSIKVAQWMLQTPGATSYMGCIGKDKFGEEMKKNSKLAGVNVHYYEDESAPTGTCAVCVVGGERSVSP